One Ilumatobacter coccineus YM16-304 genomic window, CGCGGAACCTGGACCTACTCGAACGGGAACTACTGCCTGCTCGGCATGGTGATCGAAGCCCGCACCGGGCTGCCGCTCGACGAGGCCGTGCAACAGTTGGTCTTCGACCCGGTGGGCGCCGACGGCGTCCACCTCACGCTCGACGGGCTCCTCCCGGGCGACATGCCCCACCCGCACGGCGCAGGCGTCCAGCGCCTCTCGCGGCTCGGTGGAGCGGGCACGCTCGTGGTGTCGACCGATGATCTCGCCCTCGCGGTCGGCCGACTCACCGACGCCGACGTCGAGATCGTCCGGCGCGGTGTGTTCGTCGACCAGTACGGCTTCGGCCACACCGGCACCGTCGACGGCGCCAAGGCGTGCACGTGGTGGCTCGATGGCGGCGACACCGTGATCTCGGCCACGATCGCCGGTGACGCCCGCTCGACAGGCGGTGCCGTGTGCGACCTCGTGATCCCGGCGATCGCCACCGACCTCGGCATCGCCGCCGGTCGCCCCAACCGGTCGTCGTGACCCGGAGCCGCCACCGATCAGGCGGTCAGATCTCCCAGCGTTGCTTGGCCGCCACGATCGTCGGACGGCCGATGTCGCCGGTCGACGCCGCTTCGGGGCGGTACGACTCCCCGACGAGCGAGCTCAACACCACGCCGGTCGACAACGACAGCGCTTCGAAGTCGTAGCCACCCTCGAGCGCGACCAGCGTTCGGCGTGCCGGCACCAGCCGTTGGAGCCGCAGCGCGAGGTCGCCGTAGTCGGCCGACGAGAGCTCGAGGCCGGCCAGCGGATCGTTGCGGTGTGCGTCGAAGCCGGCCGAGATGATCAGCCACGTCGGAGCGAACCGCTCGATCACCGGCACGATCACCTCGTCGAACATCTCGCGGAACACGTCGCCGCGGGTGCCCCTCGGTACGGGCAGGTTGAGGTTGGAGAACGGCGCGTTGGGGCCGCCGGTCTCGTCGGCGCGCCCCGTGCCCGGGTACAGCGGCGACTCGTGCGTCGACACGTACAACACGTTCGGATCGTCGTAGAAGATGTCTTGCGTGCCGTTGCCGTGGTGCACGTCCCAGTCGACGATCGCCACCCGCTCACCACGGTCGACCAGCGACGCCGCCGCGACCGCCACGTTGTTGAACAGACAGAACCCCATCGCGCTGTCGGCGACCGCGTGATGACCGGGGGGCCGACTGGCGGCGAAGGCGATGTCGCACTCGTCGTTCGCCAGCGCATCGACCGCATCGAGCACGGCCCCGGCCGCCCGGCGCGCCGTGGTGAACGAGCCGGCTGCCGCGTAGGTGTCGGCGTCGAGGTGCCCGCCGCCAGCAGCGCAGATCGCTTCGACCCGACGAACGTGGGCGGGGGCGTGCACGCGTTCGAGTTCGGCGTGCGTCGCGAGACGCGGCTCCACCTGTCGAACGGCGTCGCCGAGCCCCGCGGCCGGGATCCCAGCGAGCGAGGCGTCGAGGCGGCCTCGCCGCTCGGGGTGACCATCGGGCTCGACGTGTTCGTCGAGCTCGGCGGCGCTGAAGACGGCGATCGGTTGATCCACAGGTGCACCATACTTTCCACGCTCGACAGTGCCATGCTGGCACGGTGAGGCCGCCAGCATGAGTTCCGAAGCAACCACGTCTCGCTGGGCGACGTCCGTCGTCCTCGGCGACGGCGAGTCCGCCTACATCCGCCCCCTCGTGCCCGAGGATCAGGACGCGCTGCTCGCCTTCCACGAACGTCAATCGCCCGAGAGCCTCTACCGCCGCTTCTTTTCCCCCAAACCGTCACTCACCCGCGCCGAGCTCGAGCACTTCACCACCGTCGACATGGTCGACCGCGTTGCGCTGGCCGTCGAGCTGCACGACGAGCTGGTCGCCTGGGCGAGCTACGAACGCTGGACCGGTCGAAACGAGGCCGAGGCCGCGTTCATGGTCGACGATGCACACCACGGGCGCGGCATCGCCACGCTGCTGCTCGAACATCTCGCGGCGATCGCCCGAACCAACGGCATCACCCGGTTCACGGCCGAAGTGCTCGCCGACAACCGCGGCATGCTCGCCGTGTTCGCCAAAGCCGGTTGGCCGCTCGAACGCCGATTCGATTCGGGCGTCGTCGACCTCGACTGGGAGCTGGCCACCACCGACGAGTTCCTCGACAGCGTCGAACGGCGCGAGCAGCGCGCCGACTCCCGAGCGGTCGCGCGGGTGCTCCTCCCCCGGGCCATCGCCATGGTCGGCGCATCCGACCGGGTCGACACCATCGGCCACCAACTGTGGACCCACCTCCGCGACAGCGCTGCGGTACCGGTGTACCCGGTCAACCCGCGGCTCGAAGACCTCGACGGCCGCCGGTGCTACGGCTCGGTCGACGACCTGCCCGACGACGTCTCGCTCGCGATCATCGCCGTGCCACCCAAGTCGCTCGAGTCGACGATCGACGCGTGCATCGCCAAGCGCATGCGTGGCGCCGTCATCGTCACCATCATCAACGGCCCGAAGGGGCCGCAGATCGACATCGCGTCCATCGTCGCCCGCGCCCGCCGCAACGGTCTGCGCATCATCGGCCCGAACAGCATGGGCGTCGCGTCGCTCCACGCCGGGTCGGCGCTCCAGGCCTCGCTCGTCGACGTGTCGCTCCCGCCGGGACGAGTCGCCATCTCCATGCAGTCGGGCACCCTCGGCGCGTCGCTGCTGCGACGCGCTCGCGATCTCGATCTGGGCCTGTCGTGGTTCGTGTCGCTCGGCGACAAGTCCGACGTCTCGGCCAACGACCTGCTCCAGTTCTGGGAGGACGACGACAACACGAAGGTGATCGGTCTGTACACCGAGACCTTCGGCAACCCGCGCAAGTTCGCGCGGATCGCCCGACGCGCCGGCCGCAAGCGTCCGATCGTCGCCGTCCGTACCGGCGCCGCCGCCGACGGGCCGATGGGCAGCGCGCTCTACCAGCAGGCCGGACTGATCGAAGTGCCGTCGGTGCACGCGCTGCTCGACGCTGCCCGTGTGCTCGCCTACCAGCCCACGATGCGGGGGCCGTCGGTCGCAGTGCTCACCAACTCGGTGAGCCCGGGCACGCTCGCTATGGCCGCGCTCAGAGCGGCCGGCATGTCGCCGGTCGAGTCGACCGCCGGTCTCGACTGGCAGTCGAGCACCGACGAGTACGGCGACGCGATGTCGAGCGCGCTCGACGATCCCGAGATCGACGCCGTGTTCGTGATCTATGCGCCGTCGATCCCCGCGCACGAGTCGTTGATGTCGAAGACCATCACCGACGCTGCGCGAGGCGCCTCGAAGCCGGTCGTCGCCGTCATGATCGGCTCGACCGACGGACCCATCGCACCCGACTCCGAGGTTCCGGGGTTCGCGTTCCCCGAGGCCGCCGCTGCTGCGCTCGGCGCGTCGTTCGCCTACGGCGGCTGGCTCGCCACCGAGGCCGACACCACGATCACTCACCGTCCGGTCGACCCGGCTCGCGCCAAGGCGCTCATCAGCCAGGCGCTCGACGCCGCCGAGGGCAACGAGATCGAACTCGGCGTCGGTCCGGCGATCCAGTTGCTCTCCACCTACGGCATCGCCGTCGCCGGAGCCGAGGAGACGCCGGCGGCACGCGCGACCGACGTGGCCGAACGGCTCGGCTACCCCGTCGCGGTCAAGGCAGTCCACCGCCAACCCGGTCGATCGGCACGCTCGGGCATCGCGCTCGACCTCAACAACGCCGATGACGTCACCGATGCCATCGCGGTGATGAACGAGTCGCTCGGCAACGCCGCCGATCGCTTCGTCGTCCAACGGATGACCTCGCCGGGCATCACGGTGCGTATCAAGTGCACGCACGACGACCGACTGGGCGCGATCGTGAGCGTCGGCTACGGCGGCGTCGACGCCGACGTGATCGGCGACCGGTCCGATCGACTGGCACCGATCTCGCCGTCGAGCGCCGCTGCGATGCTCACCGAGACCCTGGTCGGCCAAGCACTCGCCGACGCCGGGTTCGACCCGTCACCGCTCGTCGACACCATCGTGCAGTCGTCTCAGCTCTGCGCCGACCACGCCGACATCGACGTGCTCGACCTCAACCCGGTCATCGTGTCGGCCGGGTCGGCGATCGTCACCGATCTCACCGTGCGCCTCGTCGATCGTCCCGACGACGACGGCCCGATTCGCCGACTCGGCTGACCGGCCCCGACCCGCTCGCACTGCGGGCATCCACACCCCGGACGCCCGCAGGTGCTGAAATACAGAGGCGTGGTAGTGCGAATCCTGATCCCGTTGTTCATCGTCATGTTCGTCATGGCCGGGTTCTACTGGTGGTACACGAAGAAGATGGCCGACATGCAGCCGGGCGACTCCGAACGGTCGCTTCCCGGCGCCCGCCTCACCTCCGAGCGACTGCGTTCGATGCCCCATCCTCCGTGGCGTG contains:
- a CDS encoding histone deacetylase family protein, with translation MDQPIAVFSAAELDEHVEPDGHPERRGRLDASLAGIPAAGLGDAVRQVEPRLATHAELERVHAPAHVRRVEAICAAGGGHLDADTYAAAGSFTTARRAAGAVLDAVDALANDECDIAFAASRPPGHHAVADSAMGFCLFNNVAVAAASLVDRGERVAIVDWDVHHGNGTQDIFYDDPNVLYVSTHESPLYPGTGRADETGGPNAPFSNLNLPVPRGTRGDVFREMFDEVIVPVIERFAPTWLIISAGFDAHRNDPLAGLELSSADYGDLALRLQRLVPARRTLVALEGGYDFEALSLSTGVVLSSLVGESYRPEAASTGDIGRPTIVAAKQRWEI
- a CDS encoding bifunctional acetate--CoA ligase family protein/GNAT family N-acetyltransferase yields the protein MSSEATTSRWATSVVLGDGESAYIRPLVPEDQDALLAFHERQSPESLYRRFFSPKPSLTRAELEHFTTVDMVDRVALAVELHDELVAWASYERWTGRNEAEAAFMVDDAHHGRGIATLLLEHLAAIARTNGITRFTAEVLADNRGMLAVFAKAGWPLERRFDSGVVDLDWELATTDEFLDSVERREQRADSRAVARVLLPRAIAMVGASDRVDTIGHQLWTHLRDSAAVPVYPVNPRLEDLDGRRCYGSVDDLPDDVSLAIIAVPPKSLESTIDACIAKRMRGAVIVTIINGPKGPQIDIASIVARARRNGLRIIGPNSMGVASLHAGSALQASLVDVSLPPGRVAISMQSGTLGASLLRRARDLDLGLSWFVSLGDKSDVSANDLLQFWEDDDNTKVIGLYTETFGNPRKFARIARRAGRKRPIVAVRTGAAADGPMGSALYQQAGLIEVPSVHALLDAARVLAYQPTMRGPSVAVLTNSVSPGTLAMAALRAAGMSPVESTAGLDWQSSTDEYGDAMSSALDDPEIDAVFVIYAPSIPAHESLMSKTITDAARGASKPVVAVMIGSTDGPIAPDSEVPGFAFPEAAAAALGASFAYGGWLATEADTTITHRPVDPARAKALISQALDAAEGNEIELGVGPAIQLLSTYGIAVAGAEETPAARATDVAERLGYPVAVKAVHRQPGRSARSGIALDLNNADDVTDAIAVMNESLGNAADRFVVQRMTSPGITVRIKCTHDDRLGAIVSVGYGGVDADVIGDRSDRLAPISPSSAAAMLTETLVGQALADAGFDPSPLVDTIVQSSQLCADHADIDVLDLNPVIVSAGSAIVTDLTVRLVDRPDDDGPIRRLG